TTCCCAAACCGAGGTAGACAGGCATATCGGAATCATAACGGCAACACCCCCGCCAGGGACACTCGCCATACTCCAATCCCCACGTTCAGACAACTCTGCTTTGCGCGCGCGCACGCAACGCCGTACCATTCCGCGTATGTCCGAAAAACACATTCATGGCGTGAAAGCCGTCGGCGAAGCCTTGCGCGAAGCGGGGCGGGTGAATCGTCTTTACCTGGCGAAAGAATCACGGGCGCACGGGGCCGACGCCCTCGCGACGGCGGCAAAGGCCGTGGGCGTGCCGTTCGACTACGTGCCCCAGGCGAAACTCAACGAGCTTGCCGGGACGCTGGAGCACCAGGGCGTCGTCGCGGCAATTAGCCCCGTGGCGTACGCATCGTTCGAGTCAATCGTCGAGACGTGCCCGCCAAAAGCCATTGTGCTTGTGCTCGATCAGGTCCAGCACCCGCGCAATCTCGGCATGCTCATCCGTACCGCCGCATGCGCGGGCGTCCACGCGATCGCGCTGCCCGAACGTGGCGGCGCATTGATCGACGATGACGTGCTGCGCGCGAGCGCGGGCGCCGTCTTCCACGTCCCGGTCGCGATGTGCGGAAACGTCGCGCAGGTGATTCGCGACTTGCGCGATGCCGGGTTCTGGACGTATGGCCTCGACGCAGCGGGCGATCAGAGCGTCTTCGACGTGAACTGGGCCGACCGCTGCGCGATTGTCATGGGCAACGAAACGAAGGGCCTGCGCCCCGGTGTGCGAAAGGCGTGCGACGTGATCGCGCGAATCCCGCTCGCAAAGGGAATGGAAAGCCTGAACGTATCTGTCGCCGCCGGCGTCGCACTGTTCCAGGTCGCCGCGAGCCACGGATTTCGCTGAACGCTGCGGCAACGACACCAATTACGCGGCCGCCACAACAGCTCCCGCAATCGTCCAACCCCGCGAACAAACGCGCGCACCTGTCTTCTCGTACTCGTGCTCGTAATCGTAATCGATCATCGGTGTTCGTCTTGAATGCTATCCATCTTGTCCATGCGGTCCATTCCGTCCATGAATTGAGAGCTATTCGCGTGAAGCTCCGCTTCATCGCGGCTCGTAATCGGGTATTCGGCTTCAACACCGAGTAATGTCCGCACCTTCAACCACGCACTTTCTCGCATCGCACTAATCGAACAACTGCTCCAGCACGTCGGCGAGCCGGTACCCCGCCAACGCCGCGCGCCGTTCCGCAAGCGCCTTCGCGTTCATCCGGTACGATTGCGTCAGCACCGGCGCATTGTTCTTGTCCACGCTGCCGGGCAATTTTCCAAACTGGTACACGTGGCTCTGCGCAAGCTGAAAACTCTCGGCGCTCCACTCGCGAAACTCGCGGTGCTGCAATTCCCTGAGATGGTCCCGCGGAAACGTCTTCCGGATCAGGATCGACGCATTGCGAATGCTCCGCAGCCGGTCGGACCCGATGATCAAATCGTCCCAGAACCGGTGCAGATCGATTGGCTGGTTCTCCGCCTTCGCACGAATGATGAAATCGTTCCCGCCACGGTCGCCGTTCGGCCACTGCACCGTAAACAGCGAGACCGTGTGCAGCGGCTGATGGACGTCCCCCACCAGATGAAATATCCATGCGAGCGCAACCGCACGTTCGGCATCCGGTCGCGCCTTGTTCTGCACAATCTTCACATTGTGGCTGAACGCGCTCAGGATGTTGTCCGGGTCCGGGTCTCGCCCGCGGATGTGCCGCGGTTGCCCTTTCGGCACGTACGGAAAATTCGCGAAGTGCCACGCGCCCTGGTGAAAGCGGCGATCCATCCGTACGTCGTCCGGCCAGGCGGACGCGAGCATGAACAGCACGAGCGCCTGGTCCTCCGCGGACAGCGCCCGGATTTGGCTCTTCCACTGCGGCTCGTAGAACGGGTGGTGCTGCAACAACGCCGTGACCTTCTTGATCACGTCGTCATCGTGACCACGCAACGAGTCGAATGCGACGCCGGCCGTGACCATGTGACCCGGCTTGTTCCACGCGAATGCGTCGAATGAAGCGATCAGGAGTATGAACGGTAGAAAGTAGGACGCCCGAATTGCGCCGCCGGGCGGAAACTGGGGGTGGGGCCGCATTGGGCCGGTTACGATCCGAAATACTTCCGGAAGTACTGCGCTTCGTCGATCTTGTTCAAGTCGACGCGCACAAATTGCTCCAACTCCTTCTGCGAGATGGGCCCGCGCAGCGGGCTGTCGCCGATCGGCGCCGATGGCGGCTCGCCGATTTCCGGTATCTCTTCACCATCGGTTGGCGGGAACTGAAAAATGCTCGGATCGAGAAACTCGGTGATTATTTCGGCAATGTGATCGCGTTTTTCCGTAAAGCTGCCCTGTTCGATTACGCGGCGGCTGAGCCCCGCGGCGTGCTGGCGGAACACAACTACCAGTTCGGTGCAGTTCGGGCACGTGAGCACAGCAACCACATCTTTGGGAATTCGCGAGAGAAGTATACGCGGTGCGCCGCAATGTGGGCACGCACAAACGTTCATTCGGGCCCCTTTCCAGCCGGGTGGCGCAAACGCCGGTCGGCTGATGTCACTGGATCGTACCGCGCGGATGCGCGCGTGTCAAACGCCCGCGCCTCACGATCCCAAAAGTTTGCGCACCGCGTCGGGGTTCGCGTTGACGGGTATCACGCACCGAAAACTTATCTGCTGTCCCGGCGCGTAGTATTGCGCGGACTGAAACACCGGCAACGTCGGATTGTTGTCGACATCCAATGAAACAGTCACAACCCACAGTTCATTTCCAAACGTCGGCAGTCCGTCCGCCTCCGGTTCGCCTCCCGTGACGGTGCGCGTCCACTCCGGAAATACGGTGGCCAGCGGCCCAGGTTCTTCCGCGAATGCGCGCTCCCATTCGTCACGCGAAGGGATGCGCATGCCTTGGTTCGCCGCGTACGCCTGCGCGTCGTAGTACTGGCTCGTTACCGCCGGTTGATCAAGCGTTGCGGCGGACGCGCTCGCCGGCCAGTTCGCGGACGGCGCCCACGCGCTGTATTGCGCAACCGTCACTGGATGCGTCGCCATGAAGAACCCGTCTTGATCGATGTCGTCGCCCGGCACTACGAAAAAATATTCGCCCTGCGGAAGCGGAGTTAGCAACGCCGCATAGCATTGCAGCGCCTGGTGCGCCAACCTCGCCGCGCGTTCCGGATCGCGCTCGGCATTTAATTCGGCCGAAGCGCGCAACGTGCCAATCCGCTCGAAAATGCGCTTCACCGCTTCGTCCGTTTGTTCGCGGTTCGCCGTGAACTGTTCAGCGGCCACGATCAGTTCGGTCGCCGTTGTGTACCGTTGACGCCATTGCCGTTCGATCGATTCGCCGGGATCGGCCACGGCCTGTGCATTCATCTCTTCCAACTGACGCGCGCGTCGCCCTTCGAGCCCGAAGACGCCAATTGCCGTCAGCGCGATCATGACGAGAACAAGAATACCGCCCGCGACGCGGCGCAGCGTCTCGCCGCGCGCCGCCGCGGGTGGTTTCACTATCTTCTTGGATTCGATCGTGCCCCCCCGCAACAAATCCATGACGCCCAAAAGCGCCAGCTTTAACTCGGCAACGGTCGCATAACGGTGGAACGGCTCCGGCTCGACGCATTTCGCGATAATCGGATCGAGCGCGGGGGGGACGTCGCGCAGAATCTGGGACGCCGGTTTCGGAACGCCCGTCGGAAGATTGCCGGTGAGTATTTCGTAAAGGATCACGCCGATGCTGTAAATGTCGGCGCGCGCGTCAACCGTGCTGCTGTCCTTGAACTGCTCCGGCGGCATGTAGTGCGGCGTGCCCATGACCACGGCCGTCGCCGTCAACTTTCCGGTCGTCATCAACTTCGAGATGCCGAAGTCCATCAGCTTCAGCGAGCCGTCCGGCAAAATCATGATGTTCTCGGGCTTGAGGTCGCGGTGGACCGTGTACTGGTGCGCGTATTCGAGCGCCGTGCACAGATCGATCATGATCTTCACCGTGTCCTTCACCGGCAGGCGCTCGCCGGGCAACAGCTCCTCGAGCATGTTGCGCAGCGACTTACCCTGCAGATACTCCATCGAAATGTAGAGCACCTGATCCGCCATGCCGATGTCGTGCACACGAACGATGTTCGGATGGGAAAGCTGCCGCGCAATACGCGCCTCGTTGAAAAACCGCTCGACGACCATCTTGTCTCGCAGGTACTGCGGCAGCAGCGTCTTCAACGCGACCTGCTCCTTCAGCGTGTTGTCGTGGACGCGATAAATGCACCCCATCCCGCCTTTTCCCACAAGGTCGAGAATGGTATAGCGGCTTGCGACAAGTTGCCCTTTGCGGAATGTCGAGTGTCCGCCGGATTGGCCTAGCGGCTGCGGCGCGGACGGCGGCTTCGGCCCCGAACCGTGAACGCGCACCTTCGGCAACGGCGCGCCGCATTGCATGCAGTCCTTGCGCGTCGCGTCGTTCGTGTGCTCGCACACCGGACACTTTATCTTCGTCATCCGCCCGCCCTCAACTACGCGCGCATTTTACACGACCCGCTTACCGCAAACACGCCGCCGGTTCAGGATGCGCCCCGCGCGGAAAGCTCATCCAGTTTGCGCCGCGCTTCCGCCGCCTCCTGCGCCTTTCCCCACGCCGTGTACAGTTCCACCCGGTACGCCCAAACCTCGCCGCTCTCTGGAACGTATCGCGCAAACCGGTCGAGATACGCTTCCGCCTCTTCGTATTCCTTGTAGCGTACGAACTGCGCAAACCGCTGCGGCGCGATCTCGCTGTAGTACGACCGCGCAAGAATGTCCGTCGGATCGATGTCCAGGGCTTCCTCGAAGATACGCTCCGGATTGCCAATCGGCCCAACCGCATATACCGTTTCGATGCCCTCGATCGTAATGGCCCGCGCGCGATGCCGGCGTTCGAGTCGTTCGCGCAACTCGGCTCCAGCCGATTGCAGTGTCTGCTCGTCCGCTATCGCGAAGGGGCTTTCAAAATGAGGAATGAGCGCGCGCAACGAATCCCCGACCGTATTCTGGTGCAGAATTCGCGGTACCAGGAACTCGACCCACGGGCGATCGTCGCTCATTACCGGCGCGTCGCCCGCGAACGTAGCAATCGCTTCGCCGGACATGAAATAACTCGACAGCATGTCCGTCGCGTCCACAAAACCCACTTCTCCCATTCCATCCGCAATTTGCGGCTCGGACATGCGCCGCACCGCGTTCCCAATGTCGATACGCAGCGGATTCTCGCTTCCCGCCACAAACAGGTCCGCATTGACGAACCATGCCGTGCAGTACGGAAACACCTCGTGAAACGTGCGCATCGCCGTACGGACCACTTCCAGGTTGGTGGCGTGCAACGGCACCCACTGCACGACGATCCCATTCGGCGCCAGCCGCATCTTGCACAGTTCGTAAAACTCTTCCGAGTAAAAGGTCGAAACTCCCGCGACCGCGAGCGGCATCGGCTCGAACGTGATTACGTCGTACCGTCCCTCGTGCGTCAGCAGGAAGTTGCGCCCATCGTCGACGTGCATCCGCAGGTTCGGGTTGGCCAGCGCATGCCAGTTGTCGTCCTCAAACAGGTGCGCCATCTCCAACACGTCATGCGATAGTTCCACGCCGGTAACCGACAGATGCGATGTCGCGAGCGTGCCCGCCGTAATGCCGGACCCGAAACAGATGAGCAGCGCCGTCTTCGGTTCCCGATCGAAAACAAACGGCAACACGCCCTGAAACCGGTTCATGCGAACGCCTTTCAGAATCGATTGCGTCGCCTGTACGCCGTTG
This genomic window from Candidatus Hydrogenedentota bacterium contains:
- the rlmB gene encoding 23S rRNA (guanosine(2251)-2'-O)-methyltransferase RlmB, coding for MSEKHIHGVKAVGEALREAGRVNRLYLAKESRAHGADALATAAKAVGVPFDYVPQAKLNELAGTLEHQGVVAAISPVAYASFESIVETCPPKAIVLVLDQVQHPRNLGMLIRTAACAGVHAIALPERGGALIDDDVLRASAGAVFHVPVAMCGNVAQVIRDLRDAGFWTYGLDAAGDQSVFDVNWADRCAIVMGNETKGLRPGVRKACDVIARIPLAKGMESLNVSVAAGVALFQVAASHGFR
- a CDS encoding S1/P1 nuclease, which translates into the protein MRPHPQFPPGGAIRASYFLPFILLIASFDAFAWNKPGHMVTAGVAFDSLRGHDDDVIKKVTALLQHHPFYEPQWKSQIRALSAEDQALVLFMLASAWPDDVRMDRRFHQGAWHFANFPYVPKGQPRHIRGRDPDPDNILSAFSHNVKIVQNKARPDAERAVALAWIFHLVGDVHQPLHTVSLFTVQWPNGDRGGNDFIIRAKAENQPIDLHRFWDDLIIGSDRLRSIRNASILIRKTFPRDHLRELQHREFREWSAESFQLAQSHVYQFGKLPGSVDKNNAPVLTQSYRMNAKALAERRAALAGYRLADVLEQLFD
- a CDS encoding protein kinase; amino-acid sequence: MTKIKCPVCEHTNDATRKDCMQCGAPLPKVRVHGSGPKPPSAPQPLGQSGGHSTFRKGQLVASRYTILDLVGKGGMGCIYRVHDNTLKEQVALKTLLPQYLRDKMVVERFFNEARIARQLSHPNIVRVHDIGMADQVLYISMEYLQGKSLRNMLEELLPGERLPVKDTVKIMIDLCTALEYAHQYTVHRDLKPENIMILPDGSLKLMDFGISKLMTTGKLTATAVVMGTPHYMPPEQFKDSSTVDARADIYSIGVILYEILTGNLPTGVPKPASQILRDVPPALDPIIAKCVEPEPFHRYATVAELKLALLGVMDLLRGGTIESKKIVKPPAAARGETLRRVAGGILVLVMIALTAIGVFGLEGRRARQLEEMNAQAVADPGESIERQWRQRYTTATELIVAAEQFTANREQTDEAVKRIFERIGTLRASAELNAERDPERAARLAHQALQCYAALLTPLPQGEYFFVVPGDDIDQDGFFMATHPVTVAQYSAWAPSANWPASASAATLDQPAVTSQYYDAQAYAANQGMRIPSRDEWERAFAEEPGPLATVFPEWTRTVTGGEPEADGLPTFGNELWVVTVSLDVDNNPTLPVFQSAQYYAPGQQISFRCVIPVNANPDAVRKLLGS